A stretch of the Planktothricoides raciborskii GIHE-MW2 genome encodes the following:
- a CDS encoding sodium:solute symporter produces MQILDYVIVIAYLLAIVALGLFFQRKASQGIESYFLGDRNLPWWALGASGMASSIDLSGTMVIVALIYALGTKGFFIEIRGGIVLVMAFFMIFMGKWNRRSQMMTLAEWMQLRFGSGKEGNFARLISAVANLVISIWIISYFAVGGGKFFGLLLGIDDRFAAIFMIFVSMLYTAVSGFYGVIWTDVVQGGLIFAAIIYICTVALQTVTLPAEFAISVPLAHDKFQQITTTLTDWSNIFPPMELSLPGQYSSYNLFGVTIFFYLLKTSLEGVSGVGGYMSQRYFAAKSDREAGLLSLFWIFLLSFRWPLVTAFAILGIHYGITNEVIADPELVLPKVIEVYAPVGMKGLLVAALMAAAMSTFSSIINASAGYWLKDIYQRLIKPDASKNELIFQSQLASVVVVFLGLLFSFPVVNINDIWGWLTLAFASGLFMPLLLRWYWWRFNGYGFAVGTLAGMIGAIAIKLSGVQLPESLNFLIPCSISLLGCILGTLLTPPTDHDVLDNFYKITRPFGFWHPIRKNLPDNIQAKINRENQRDILATLIAVPWQLVLFMTGMMFVTKQWEQFGILLLALILLSIGLYFTWFRHLSSEVKVDLVDSGE; encoded by the coding sequence ATGCAAATCTTGGATTATGTGATTGTCATCGCCTATTTATTGGCGATTGTGGCGTTGGGATTGTTTTTCCAACGCAAAGCTTCACAAGGTATCGAATCTTATTTTTTGGGCGATCGCAATTTACCGTGGTGGGCTTTGGGGGCTTCGGGTATGGCTTCCAGTATCGATCTATCGGGAACAATGGTGATTGTTGCCTTGATTTACGCCTTGGGAACGAAAGGATTTTTTATTGAAATTCGGGGTGGCATTGTCCTGGTGATGGCATTTTTTATGATTTTTATGGGCAAGTGGAATCGGCGATCGCAAATGATGACCCTAGCGGAATGGATGCAGTTGCGGTTTGGTTCGGGAAAAGAAGGAAATTTTGCCCGTTTAATCAGTGCAGTAGCTAATCTAGTGATCTCGATTTGGATTATTAGTTACTTTGCCGTAGGTGGGGGTAAATTTTTTGGTCTATTATTGGGAATTGATGACCGTTTTGCCGCAATTTTTATGATCTTCGTATCGATGCTATACACTGCTGTTAGCGGTTTTTACGGAGTAATTTGGACTGATGTTGTGCAAGGGGGATTGATTTTTGCGGCGATTATTTATATCTGCACAGTGGCTTTACAAACAGTGACGTTACCCGCTGAATTTGCTATTTCTGTACCCTTAGCCCATGATAAATTTCAACAAATTACCACTACCTTGACGGATTGGAGTAATATTTTCCCCCCAATGGAACTCAGCTTACCAGGTCAATATTCCAGTTATAATTTGTTCGGTGTCACCATCTTTTTCTATCTGTTGAAAACCTCTCTGGAAGGGGTTAGCGGGGTGGGTGGCTATATGAGTCAACGGTATTTTGCCGCGAAGAGCGATCGCGAAGCAGGTTTACTTTCCCTATTCTGGATTTTCTTGCTTTCATTTCGTTGGCCTTTGGTCACGGCTTTTGCCATTTTAGGCATTCATTATGGCATAACCAACGAAGTGATTGCCGATCCAGAATTGGTTTTGCCCAAGGTAATTGAAGTTTATGCACCCGTGGGGATGAAAGGGTTATTGGTCGCGGCTTTGATGGCCGCAGCGATGTCTACTTTTAGCTCAATCATTAATGCGAGTGCTGGTTATTGGTTGAAGGATATTTATCAACGATTAATTAAGCCCGATGCCTCTAAAAATGAACTGATATTTCAAAGTCAATTGGCCTCAGTTGTCGTTGTATTCCTAGGCTTGCTGTTTAGTTTTCCCGTGGTGAATATTAATGATATTTGGGGCTGGCTGACCCTAGCATTTGCTTCAGGTTTGTTTATGCCTTTGCTACTACGTTGGTACTGGTGGCGGTTTAATGGCTACGGCTTTGCTGTAGGAACTTTAGCTGGTATGATTGGGGCGATCGCCATCAAATTAAGCGGCGTACAATTACCAGAATCACTCAACTTTCTGATTCCCTGTTCTATTTCTTTATTAGGCTGTATTCTCGGCACCTTGTTGACCCCTCCTACTGACCATGATGTCTTGGATAATTTCTATAAAATTACCCGACCTTTTGGATTTTGGCATCCCATCAGAAAAAATCTCCCAGACAACATTCAAGCCAAAATTAACCGCGAAAATCAGCGAGATATTTTAGCCACATTGATTGCGGTTCCTTGGCAGTTAGTTTTATTTATGACTGGCATGATGTTCGTGACCAAACAGTGGGAACAGTTCGGAATTTTACTCCTGGCATTAATTTTGCTCTCCATTGGTTTATATTTCACTTGGTTTCGCCACTTATCTAGTGAGGTAAAAGTAGATTTAGTGGATTCAGGGGAATAA
- a CDS encoding peroxiredoxin, whose protein sequence is MALTAGTIAPDFTVKDTNGNTVKLSDFKGKTVVLYFYPKDDTPGCTKEAQSFRDSYDEYKGKDMVVLGVSMDDEASHKAFTEKYGLPFQLLADVDGAITKAYDVDGGGYAKRVTYIIDSEGKISQVIDKVNTATHAQDILAEVG, encoded by the coding sequence ATGGCTTTAACGGCTGGCACAATTGCTCCTGATTTTACGGTTAAAGATACCAACGGCAACACCGTGAAACTCTCTGACTTTAAGGGCAAAACTGTGGTGCTTTACTTCTACCCCAAAGATGACACCCCTGGTTGCACCAAAGAAGCCCAAAGCTTCCGAGATTCTTATGATGAATATAAAGGAAAAGATATGGTTGTGCTGGGGGTCAGCATGGATGATGAAGCCTCCCACAAAGCCTTTACGGAAAAATATGGTTTGCCATTTCAATTATTAGCGGATGTGGATGGGGCAATCACCAAAGCTTACGATGTAGATGGTGGAGGTTATGCCAAACGAGTCACCTATATTATTGATAGCGAAGGGAAAATTTCCCAAGTGATTGATAAAGTAAATACCGCCACTCATGCCCAAGATATTTTGGCAGAAGTTGGTTAA
- a CDS encoding CYTH domain-containing protein: protein MAIEIERKFLVKSDEWRSLGSGELYAQGYIANEAGKTVRVRIVGDRGYLTIKGPGKMGGARPEFEYPIPIKDAQEMIETLCNQPVIEKTRYKISLGELIWEVDEFHGNNQGLILAEVELNSEDQEITIPDWIGAEVTSDRRYFNAYLAEHPYQEWGIN from the coding sequence ATGGCCATAGAAATTGAACGCAAATTTTTAGTTAAAAGTGATGAGTGGCGATCGCTCGGTTCCGGTGAATTGTATGCCCAAGGATATATTGCCAACGAAGCAGGTAAAACCGTCAGAGTTAGAATTGTGGGCGATCGCGGTTATCTAACCATCAAAGGCCCAGGAAAAATGGGTGGGGCAAGGCCAGAATTTGAATATCCCATCCCGATAAAAGATGCCCAAGAAATGATCGAAACTCTCTGCAACCAGCCGGTAATTGAAAAAACGCGATATAAAATATCCCTGGGAGAATTAATCTGGGAAGTAGACGAATTTCATGGCAACAATCAAGGGTTAATCTTAGCAGAAGTCGAGCTAAACTCTGAAGATCAAGAAATCACCATTCCTGATTGGATCGGGGCCGAAGTTACGAGCGATAGGCGTTATTTTAATGCCTATTTAGCCGAACATCCCTATCAAGAATGGGGCATTAATTAA
- a CDS encoding carbohydrate kinase, with product MNYPRVLCLGEVLFDLLADQAGQPLETVKSWTPYPGGAPANVACALVKLGVSAGFVGCVGKDEPGESLVQLLAKEGVDCRGIQRHETAPTRQVYVLRSAEGDIASATRSDRTFAGFKDAAPDEFADTYLSAKDLSVELFEHAEFLVLGTLEMAYPHSREAINRALKLADIYDVKVLLDVNRRDVFWPNPEESPALIAELLKRIDFLKVTVEEAEWLFNTTDPGAITYRLDGIEGVLVTDGNKGCAYCLGENEGILPAFDVNASDTTGAGDGFVAGIVQQICQHGISSFQDAEKVKLMVQFATAVGAMTTLKPGAIAAQPTRAEVEAFLASH from the coding sequence ATGAACTATCCCCGTGTTCTATGTCTCGGTGAAGTTTTGTTTGATTTGTTGGCGGATCAAGCGGGTCAACCCCTTGAAACAGTGAAGTCTTGGACACCTTATCCCGGTGGAGCCCCGGCAAATGTGGCTTGTGCTTTGGTGAAATTGGGTGTTTCTGCCGGATTTGTCGGTTGTGTGGGCAAAGATGAACCAGGGGAGTCTCTGGTGCAACTGTTGGCAAAGGAGGGAGTTGATTGTCGAGGCATTCAACGCCATGAGACAGCACCCACTCGCCAAGTTTATGTGCTGCGATCGGCAGAAGGCGATATTGCATCCGCAACGAGGAGCGATCGCACCTTTGCCGGATTTAAGGATGCCGCCCCTGACGAATTTGCGGATACCTATCTCAGCGCCAAGGATTTGTCGGTGGAGTTGTTTGAACACGCTGAATTTCTGGTCTTAGGTACTTTAGAAATGGCCTATCCCCACAGCCGTGAAGCCATTAATCGGGCTTTGAAACTAGCGGATATTTATGATGTCAAAGTGTTATTGGATGTGAATCGACGGGATGTGTTTTGGCCGAATCCCGAAGAGTCCCCCGCATTGATTGCTGAATTGCTCAAAAGAATTGATTTTTTGAAAGTCACCGTAGAAGAAGCGGAATGGTTATTTAATACCACCGATCCGGGGGCGATTACTTATCGTTTAGATGGAATCGAAGGGGTGTTAGTGACTGATGGGAATAAAGGCTGTGCTTATTGCTTGGGGGAAAATGAAGGAATCCTGCCCGCTTTTGATGTGAATGCGAGCGATACCACTGGGGCTGGGGATGGTTTTGTTGCGGGAATTGTGCAGCAAATTTGCCAGCATGGAATTAGCAGTTTCCAAGATGCGGAAAAAGTTAAACTTATGGTGCAATTTGCAACGGCAGTTGGAGCAATGACGACGCTGAAACCAGGAGCGATCGCCGCCCAACCAACCCGGGCAGAAGTGGAAGCTTTTTTAGCTAGTCATTAA
- a CDS encoding DUF4168 domain-containing protein — protein sequence MAFSITPDRSGVPITETAQDLMMMRSHLPNHPFTLSWRQALRRILGLTLGLILSALFWLPASVCLAQELSPINQPPQTVVTESEISPPIFDINSIPSEKVSQFIQAYLQVLELIDRRQGELLAAETGVASQGLEKEIETQAEEIIQQAGLSRQEYLQLLSLANIDPEFGERIAIGLQEAK from the coding sequence ATGGCGTTTTCCATAACTCCAGATAGATCGGGGGTTCCCATCACAGAGACGGCACAGGACTTAATGATGATGCGATCGCACTTGCCTAATCATCCTTTCACTTTATCTTGGAGACAAGCACTCAGAAGAATTCTGGGCTTAACTCTGGGCTTAATTTTATCTGCCCTATTCTGGTTGCCCGCTTCCGTTTGCCTTGCTCAGGAGTTATCCCCCATCAACCAGCCGCCTCAAACCGTGGTCACGGAATCAGAAATCAGTCCCCCGATTTTTGATATCAACAGCATCCCCTCGGAAAAAGTCAGCCAATTTATCCAAGCCTATTTACAAGTCTTAGAGTTAATTGACCGGCGCCAAGGAGAACTCCTCGCTGCGGAGACTGGAGTAGCATCTCAGGGTCTGGAGAAAGAAATTGAAACCCAAGCTGAGGAAATTATCCAGCAAGCGGGCTTATCTAGGCAAGAGTATCTACAGCTTTTAAGTTTAGCCAACATCGATCCAGAATTTGGCGAACGCATTGCCATTGGTTTGCAAGAGGCGAAGTAA
- a CDS encoding helix-turn-helix transcriptional regulator, which yields MLDGDSQNNATLSDRELQVIEQVAAGLTNQEIAERLEISKRTVDNHISNILNKTKTSNRVALVRWALQSGKVCIDDVNCCVLPQTDISDSTENMPEESDTLTTQAVTTEVSPMDS from the coding sequence ATGCTTGACGGGGATTCTCAAAACAATGCAACCCTTTCTGACCGGGAATTACAAGTCATTGAACAGGTCGCGGCTGGTTTAACTAACCAAGAAATTGCCGAGCGGCTGGAAATCAGCAAACGAACCGTAGACAACCATATTAGTAACATTCTGAACAAAACCAAAACCAGCAACCGCGTGGCTTTGGTGCGGTGGGCCCTGCAAAGTGGCAAAGTTTGCATTGATGATGTGAACTGCTGCGTGCTGCCACAAACGGATATCAGTGATTCTACTGAGAATATGCCAGAGGAGTCAGACACCCTGACAACTCAAGCGGTGACTACCGAAGTCAGCCCAATGGATTCGTGA
- the hisS gene encoding histidine--tRNA ligase, with protein MGTIKALRGTRDILPEEIGYWQRVEATAREILNRAAYREIRTPIFEETALFERGIGEATDIVGKEMYTFSDRKERSITLRPEGTAGVVRSFIENKLHGQGGVQRLWYTGPMFRYERPQAGRQRQFHQIGVEAIGTADPRADVEVIAIATDILQALGLKNLHLALNSVGNSQDRQRYRQALVDYLTPYKEELDPDSRDRLTRNPLRILDSKDQRTQEIALSAPKIYEYLGPDSQKHFEQVQTLLNDLGISYELNHRLVRGLDYYTHTAFEIISDDLGAQATVCGGGRYDGLVQELGGPETPAVGWAIGLERLIILLQQLDATQTTAIDFYVVSRGTAAEHQALKIAQKLRQSGFSVELDLSGSAFGKQFKRADRSGAVVCLILGDEEAANGTVQVKWLKTGQQEAIGQTDLFSQSLNIRNRVSSAAL; from the coding sequence ATGGGTACGATTAAAGCTTTACGAGGAACGCGGGATATCCTGCCGGAAGAAATTGGCTATTGGCAACGAGTGGAGGCAACCGCGAGAGAAATTCTCAACCGCGCTGCTTATCGGGAAATTAGGACGCCGATTTTTGAGGAAACTGCCCTGTTTGAACGGGGTATCGGGGAAGCTACCGATATTGTGGGCAAGGAAATGTACACTTTTAGCGATCGCAAGGAGCGATCGATTACCTTGCGACCAGAGGGCACTGCTGGGGTGGTGCGTTCTTTTATTGAAAATAAGCTGCATGGTCAAGGTGGGGTACAACGTCTCTGGTACACTGGGCCGATGTTTCGTTATGAACGCCCCCAAGCAGGGAGACAACGGCAATTTCACCAAATCGGTGTTGAGGCGATCGGCACCGCAGACCCCCGCGCTGATGTGGAAGTTATTGCTATTGCTACGGATATTTTGCAAGCTTTGGGGCTGAAAAATCTGCATTTAGCCTTAAATTCTGTGGGCAATTCCCAAGACCGGCAGCGTTATCGGCAAGCGTTGGTGGATTATTTGACCCCATATAAAGAAGAATTAGACCCAGACTCCCGCGATCGCCTGACTCGTAATCCTTTGCGAATTTTGGATAGTAAAGATCAAAGGACTCAGGAAATTGCCCTAAGTGCGCCGAAAATATACGAGTATCTTGGCCCGGACTCGCAAAAACATTTTGAACAAGTGCAAACCCTGCTGAATGATTTGGGGATTTCCTACGAGTTGAATCACCGTTTAGTCCGGGGTTTAGATTACTATACTCACACCGCTTTTGAAATTATTTCTGATGACCTCGGTGCTCAGGCAACGGTCTGCGGGGGCGGTCGTTATGATGGTTTGGTGCAAGAGTTGGGCGGCCCAGAAACTCCCGCAGTGGGATGGGCGATCGGTTTGGAACGCTTGATTATTTTATTGCAGCAGCTTGATGCTACCCAGACAACGGCGATCGATTTTTATGTGGTGTCTCGCGGGACCGCTGCGGAACACCAAGCCCTGAAAATCGCCCAAAAACTCCGGCAGTCCGGCTTTTCCGTGGAGTTAGACCTGAGTGGTAGTGCTTTTGGCAAGCAGTTTAAACGGGCCGATCGCAGTGGGGCGGTAGTTTGCCTCATTTTAGGCGACGAAGAGGCGGCTAATGGCACGGTTCAGGTGAAATGGTTGAAAACTGGCCAACAAGAGGCGATCGGGCAAACAGACTTATTCAGCCAATCATTAAATATTAGAAACCGGGTTTCTTCGGCTGCTTTATAG
- a CDS encoding UPF0175 family protein yields MTIVISNEVLQNVEMSEEQLLQEIAIMLFQQERFTLAQASRFAQMNQLEFQKLLASRQIPLHYDIAELREDFKSLTENNWR; encoded by the coding sequence ATGACCATTGTCATATCTAATGAAGTTTTGCAGAACGTAGAAATGTCTGAAGAGCAACTGCTGCAAGAAATTGCCATTATGCTGTTTCAACAAGAGCGATTTACCCTAGCTCAAGCCAGTCGGTTTGCCCAAATGAATCAGCTTGAATTTCAAAAGTTACTTGCGAGTCGTCAAATTCCTCTACACTACGATATTGCTGAGTTAAGAGAGGATTTCAAAAGTTTAACAGAAAATAATTGGCGATGA
- a CDS encoding DUF3368 domain-containing protein gives MIIVSDTSPISNLAAIGQLHLLQQLYGTVMIPVAVYQEILNSGATDPATLAVKNLDWIQVKSVSNLSWLKTFQSNLDPGEAEAIVLAMELNADRLIVDERRGRQKAIQSGIKVIGLLGILLASKKQGLIAEVKPLLDALIVHGFWIRNELYAELLKLSEECDRD, from the coding sequence ATGATTATTGTTAGCGATACTTCCCCTATTAGTAATCTAGCAGCGATCGGACAGTTGCATCTTTTGCAACAGCTTTATGGTACGGTGATGATTCCAGTGGCGGTTTATCAAGAAATTCTCAACTCTGGAGCCACAGATCCCGCTACTTTAGCCGTAAAAAATCTTGATTGGATTCAAGTGAAATCAGTTAGCAATTTGTCATGGCTAAAAACTTTCCAATCTAACCTAGATCCAGGTGAAGCGGAAGCGATTGTTCTGGCAATGGAGTTGAATGCAGATCGACTGATTGTGGATGAACGCAGAGGTAGACAAAAAGCGATTCAGTCTGGAATTAAGGTGATTGGTTTATTGGGGATTTTGCTGGCAAGTAAAAAACAGGGATTAATTGCAGAGGTAAAGCCATTATTAGATGCTTTAATCGTGCATGGATTTTGGATTCGTAATGAGCTTTATGCAGAATTACTCAAATTATCAGAGGAATGCGATCGCGACTGA